From the Musa acuminata AAA Group cultivar baxijiao chromosome BXJ3-7, Cavendish_Baxijiao_AAA, whole genome shotgun sequence genome, one window contains:
- the LOC103992921 gene encoding biotin carboxyl carrier protein of acetyl-CoA carboxylase 1, chloroplastic, with the protein MASISVPCPKCSVTARYGAWSRNWIRKSTPPDSFLKPAPEPSSLSGSAWVLSSKVPSRRHFPILKAHFQEVAVVSSSNSSSLVSTKSESTPIKGEDSSMVEESANEDAVTDTTISAFMAEVSNLVKLVDSKDITELHLKTETCDLLIRKKEALPQPPVASAPVIMQYPQTMLPPQPSAHVFPSAQSNPVAASPAPALPPPPTTGSKSSLPPLKSPMAGTFYRCPAPGEPPFVKAGDKVQKGQVVCIIEAMKLMNEIEADQSGTVVKILAEDGKPVSVDTPLLVIQP; encoded by the exons ATGGCGTCTATCTCTGTTCCCTGCCCCAAGTGCTCTGTGACTGCTCGGTATGGCgcgtggagtcggaattggattaGAAAGTCCACTCCGCCGGACTCGTTTTTGAAGCCAGCGCCCGAGCCCTCTTCGCTTTCTGGATCTGCTTGGGTTCTTTCGTCAAAG GTTCCTAGTCGTCGACATTTTCCCATTCTAAAGGCCCATTTTCAGGAG GTTGCTGTTGTGAGTTCATCAAATTCTTCGTCTTTGGTATCAACAAAGTCAGAGTCTACACCAATTAAAGGTGAAGATTCTAGTATGGTGGAGGAATCTGCTAATGAAGATGCGGTAACAGATACCACCATATCTGCATTTATGGCTGAAGTCTCAAATCTTGTTAA GCTTGTGGATTCAAAAGATATAACAGAATTGCATCTAAAGACGGAAACATGCGATCTCCTAATACGAAAAAAGGAGGCTTTGCCTCAGCCGCCAGTTGCCTCCGCTCCTGTAATAATGCAGTATCCACAAACTATGCTTCCACCTCAGCCTTCAGCTCATGTTTTTCCTTCTGCACAATCAAATCCTGTTGCAGCATCTCCAGCACCAGCACTTCCGCCTCCACCAACAACTGGAAGCAAGTCATCACTTCCACCCCTGAAAAGCCCCATGGCAGGCACATTTTATAGATGCCCAGCTCCTGGGGAGCCTCCATTTGTTAAG GCTGGGGACAAAGTCCAAAAAGGACAGGTGGTTTGCATCATCGAGGCTATGAAATTGATGAATGAGATTGAG GCTGATCAATCTGGAACAGTAGTCAAGATACTCGCAGAGGATGGAAAGCCAGTTAGCGTTGACACg CCTTTACTTGTAATTCAGCCCTGA